The sequence below is a genomic window from Tepidisphaeraceae bacterium.
TGGCCAGGCCCAGCCCCAGCCCACCATGCTGCCGCGTGGTGGAAGCATCGGCCTGACGGAAGCGGTCGAACACGTGCGGCAGGAACTCCGGCGAGATGCCCTCGCCGGTGTCGACCACGCTGATCTCCAGGTGGGAGTTGACGCGTTCCAGCAGCACCTGGACGCGGCCGCCGCGCGGCGTGAACTTGATGGCGTTGGTCAGCAGGTTCCACATCACCTGCTGCAGTCGGTTCGGATCGCCGGAGACCGGGCCGACGATCGGGTCGATCACCGTCTGTAGCCGCACGCCCTTGGCGTCGGCGGTGGGGGTGACGGTCTCGACCCCGGCCTGCAGGATCGCCGGCAGGTCGACGCGCTGTACGTCCAGCCGCACCTTGCCGCTGATGATGCGGCTCATGTCCAGCAGGTCCTCGATGATCTGCGCTTGCGAGCGGGCGTTGCGCTCGATCGTCTCGATGCCCTGCTGCAGGTCGTCGTCGCTCACGTTGGGCATGCGAAGGATCGTCGACCAGCCCATGATCGCGTTCAACGGCGTGCGCAGCTCGTGGCTGAGCGTCGCGAGGAACTCATCCTTCATTCGGCTGGCACGCTCGGCCTCGGCGCGGGCGCTCCGCTCTCGCTCGAGTAAGCCCTCGCGCTCGGCCTCGGCGTTTCGGCGCTCGATCGCCAGCGACGCGGCGCGCGATAAAGATTCGACGAGCTCGCGCTCGCGCTGAGCGGGCTCGCGCGCCTCGCGCAGGTAGATGGCAAACGTGCCGATCACCATGCCGCGCGAGCTGCGGATCGGCATCGACCAACACGCCCTCAGCCCCAGCGCCAGCGGCAGGTGCTTGATGCCGGCCCACGCCGGGTCGGTCGCGATGTCGCTGGTCATCACCGTGCGGTTCCGCGCCGCAGCGTCCATGCAGGTGCCGATGCCGGCGGCGATGTCGATCCGTTGCACGGCCTCGTTGTAGCTCGCCGGGAGGTTGGGCGCCGCGCCGACGCGGAATCGCTTGCCGTCCTCGTCCAGCAGCAGGATTGACGCCACCACGCGCCCGTCGGCCTGTTCCTCGATCACCCGCGTCAGCGCCGCCAGCGCTTCGGACAGCGGGGCGTCGGCGGCGATCAGCTCGAGCGTGCGGTTCTGCGACTTCAACAGCTCGTCGGATCGCTTGCGCTCGGTGATGTCCTCGCTCAGCACGATGATGTTGACGATCGCACCCTGCTCGTCGTGCGTCGCGCTCTTGCTGTTCTGCACCCATACGGTCGAGCCGTCGGGGCGCACGTAGCGTTTCTCAAGCACGAAGCTGCCGCGCTCCTTGCGCAACAGCTCGCCCAGCAGTTGCTCATACCGCTCGCGGTCGTCGGGGTGGGTGATCTGCGCGAAGTCCAGCTGCGCCAGCTGCTCGTGCGAGTAGCCGGTGATGCGGCAGAACGCGTCGTTCACCTGGACGAAGCCGCCGGCCGCGTCGGTGATGGCCATGCCGACCGCCGAGCCGGCGAAGGCGGTGCGGAAGCGTTCCTCGCTGAGGCGCATCGCCATCTCGGACCGGAACTGTGCCGTCACGTCCTGCATCAGCTTCGAGAAGCCGATCGGTCGGCCGGCATCGTCGCGCACGCTGGTGAGCACGCCGTCGACGAAGAACCGCTCGCCGTTCTTACGCACGTGCCAGCGGCGGTCGATCGCACGGCCGCGGTCGCGCGCGGTGCGAAGCTCATTCGCCGGCACACCGACGGCGCGGTCCTCCGGGGTGAACAGGCGCTCGAAGGGCATGCTCAGCGCCTCGTCCTCGGTGTAGCCCAGCAGGTGTTCGGCACCGGTGTTCCAGCTGGTGATGACGCCGTCGACGTCGGTCATGAAGATCGCGTAGTCCTTGATGTTCTCGACCAGCAGCCGGTAGCGTTCCTCGCTTTCTCGCAGCGCCGCCTCCGAGCGCCTCGCGCGTAGCAGCGAGCGCACGGTCGCGACGAGTTCCACCGGTTCGACCGGCCGCACGAGGTAGGCGTCGGCGCCACCGTCGAGGCCCTGGGCCTTGTCCTGGCTGGAGATGAAGCTGGCCGACAGGTGCAGCACCGGGATGTCGGCGGTGCCGGGGTCGGCCTTCAGGCGGCGGCAGACCTCGAACCCGTTGATGTCGGGCAGCCGCACGTCCAGGATGATCAGCTCGGGGTTCTCGTTGGCCTTGCGCAGCGCCTCGGCGCCGCTGCCGGCCTCGATCACGTCGTAGCCCGCCTTCAGCAGCGAGCGCGTGACCGCATAGCGGTTGGCCTCGTCGTCGTCGACGTGCAGGATCACCGGGCGCTGCTCAGACATCGCTGCCCCCCGTGGTGATCACCTGCAAGGGTTCGGCCGTCGCGTCGGTGGTGGGGGCCTCAAGGTTCAAGACGAGCGTGACGACGAACGTCGACCCCTCGCCCGGCGCGCTGGTGACCGCCACATCACCACCCAGCAGCCGCGCGAGCTTGCGCGTCAGCGGCAGGCCGAGCCCCGTCCCCCGCAGGCGGCGCTGCACGCCGCTGTCGATCTGCGTGAAGTCGTCGAATATCTGCGCGATGTGCTCGGGCGCAATGCCGATGCCGGTGTCCGCGACGTTGAACGCCACCATGCCGTCGGCCGTGCGCTCGACACGCACGCGCACCTCGCCTTGTTCGGTGAACTTCAGCGCGTTGCTGACGAGGTTGCGCAGGATCTGCGAGACCTTCCGCTCGTCGCTGTGCATGGTCGCCAGGTCGGTCGGCGGTTCCTCGACGGTCAGCGTCACCCGGCCATCGGTCGCCAGCGGGCGAAAGATGCCGCGCAGCGCGGTGAGCAGCTCGGCGACCGAGAAGCTGGCGACGTGGACATCGGTCTTGCCCGCCTCAATCTTGGCCAGGTCGAGCAGGTCGTTCACCATCTCGCCAAGCGACGTCGCCGACCGGTGGATCAGGCTCACCTGACGCTCCTGCTCCGCCGTCAGCTCGCCGTCCAAGCGGTCGAGCAGGATGCGCGACAGGCTGACGATCGCGTTCAACGGCGTGCGCAGCTCGTGCGTCATGTCCGACAGGAAGCGGCTCTTGTACTCCGACGCCCGGCGAAGCGATTCGGCCTTTTCGTCCAACTCGGCGTACAGCGCCACCACGCCGCGGTTCGTCTCGGCGAGTTCCGCGTTCAACCGCTCGACCTCGCCTTGGCGCGCACGCAGATCGTCCATCGCCAGCAGAAGCGCCCTGTTCTGTTCCTGCACCTCTTGGAACGGGCTCTGCGGCCCGCGGTGGGCCAGTTGTTCGGCCACCATGCCCAGCGCTTGCATCGTCAGGGGACTGGTTCGGCGGGGCAGTTGCTTGCCGAGCGTGACGATCGTGCCGCGGCCGGGGACCGAGGTGATGTCGAACTCGTCGCTGAGCCGCCGCGAGCCCACGATGCCCAGCCCCATGCCCGTTTCCGACCGGTAACGCCCGTCGAGGATCTTGCGCAGGTTGGCGATGCCCGGGCCATTGTCTGACACGCGCACCACCAGCACCTGCGGTTGCTCGTCGATGCGCATCGTGAAATCCACCCGCCCGCCACCGCCGTACTGAAACGCGTTGCGCGCCAGCTCCGAGACGGCCGTCGCGAAGGCGGTCTGTTCTTGCATCGTGAAGCCGAGCGATTCGGCGATGCGGCGCGCACGCTGGCGGCTCAGGACCACGTCCTGCTCCGAGCGAACCTGTACGCTCACGATCGGCGCGCCGCTCAAGGCCGGCCCCCTTCGCTGGCGACCAGCACAGTGACGTCGTCGCGCTCGCGCCGGAAGTCGCGGTACAAAACGCCCGCGATCAGGCTCGGGTGCCGGTTGAACAGGCCGGGGTACTTGCCGATCTGCCACTGCGTTGCCAGACCGTCCGAGTGCATCACCAGCAGCGAACCGGCCGGCCAGGGGTAGTTGAAGGTCTGGATCCGGCGGGCCTCGGCCCCCACGGTGCCGTTGTGCGAGATCATGCTGCGCGTCGCGTCGCCTGGGCTGACGATGATGCCCGCGACGTTGCCGACACCGGTGAAGCGCACCTCGCGCGTGGCCGGGCGCAGCTCGGCGATCGCGACGGCGGCGCCGCGCGTGCTGCGGAGGCCGATGTGCATGATCTCGAGCATCTCGACGCCTTCGGCCTCGGGGTTCTCGCGGAACAGGCGAATCGCCTGGCGGGATGCCTCGGCGGCCTGCAAGCCGTGACCGAGCCCATCGGCGACGGCGATGTTGGTGCGACCGTCGGGCAGCGTCTGGGCCCACCACGTGTCGCCGCACGCGTCCTCGCCGCGCTTGGGCAGGCAGACGCCACCGATCGCGCACTTGGGAATGCCCGCCGACTCCGACGGCGCGCAGTTGCCGAACCGCACGACGATCGCGGTGCCCGAATCCTTGGCGGTGTAGACGTCGAACGATGTGGCCAGACGTGTCACGGCGCCCATGCCGGTGCCGGGCGTGCCACCGGTCGAGTAGCCGTCGCGCAGCGCGTCGGCCACGTTGGCGATGCCGGGCCCGCGGTCGATCGCGATCGCCTCTAGGCCCGGGCGTTCGCCTTGGCCGAACGATTGCAGGATGACCTCGCCAGACTCGGCGTGGCGCACGAGGTTCGTCGCCAATTCCGTCAGTACGATCGCCACCTCACCACTACGCGTCTGGTCGAAATCGAGGTAATCGGCGAGCGTGGCGGCGGCACGGCGAACCTCGCCAACCTGGCTCGATTCGGTGACGTGGAGCGTGATCGGGTCGCGGGGTCTGACGGTCAAGCTTACTTCCATTTCGTGATCGTGACGCGGGTGCCCCGACCCACTTGGGTATCGATGTCGAACTCGTTCACCAGCCGCTTGGAACCGCTCAGGCCCAGGCCCATTCCATTACCGGTAGTGTACCCGTCGGTCAACGCCAGCTTAACGTCGGAAATGCCCGGCCCCTGATCCTCGAACGTCAACCGCACCCCCTTACGGATTCCTTGCGCCAGCGGTTCGAGCTTGGCCGTGCCACCACCTCCATGTTCGAGCGTGTTGCGCGCCAACTCGCTGGCGGCCGTCACGACCTTGGTCTGGTCGATCAGGCTGAAGCCCATTTCCGTCGCCAGCGCGCGCACGGACTGGCGGACCTGTACGACGTCCGTCGACGTGCGGACCTGCAACACCTCACTCTTGGGTGCCGGCATCGGCGACGCCTCCGTCGGCGGTGGTCGAACCGTCCTCGTCGAACGCGATCACGCTCGCCTCGCGCACCGAGGCGCGCAGCAGTTCCATGCCGCGCTCGACGTTCAACGCCGTCCGAACACCCTCCAGCGACATCCCCAGTTCCACCAGCGTGATCGCGACCGCCGGCCGCATGCCGGTGACGACGGTCTGCGCGTCCAGCACGCGGGACATCTGCGCGATGTTGGCCAGCATGCGGCCGATGAACGAGTCGACCACGTCCAACGACGAAATGTCGATCAGGACGCCCTTGGCGCCGGTGTCGGCGATGCGCGAGGTTAAGTCGTCCTGCAGCGTCATCGCCAGGCGGTCGTGCATGTCCACCTGAATGGTCACCAGCAGCAGGTCACCGACCTGCAGAATCGGGATACGGTCCACGTTGAGGGCCCTCCGGTTCTAGGATTTGGCACTGTGGGACTGGACCCGGGTGATCCGCATTCCCGTGCGCGTCAACGCCAGCGCGAACGCGTCGGCGAGCGAGGCCTTGGTGATGACGTCCTTCAGGTCGACACCGAGGTGGACGATCGTCTGGGCGATCTGCGGGCGAATGCCGCTGATGATGCAGTCGGCGCCCATCAGGCGCGCCGCGGTCACGGTCTTAATGAGGTGTTGCGCGACCAGCGTGTCGACCGTGGGCACACCGGTGATGTCCAGGATCGCGATCTGCGCGCCGGTCTCGACGATCCGGTTCAGCAGGCTCTCCATCACCACCTGGGTGCGGCCACTGTCGAGGGTGCCGATCATGGGCAGTGCCAGCACGCCTTCCCAGAGCTTTACGACCGGCGTCGACAGCTCGAGCATGTCCTGCTGCTGGCGGGCGATGATCTCCTCGCGCACCTTCAGGAACGCCTCGGACGTGAACAGGCCCAGCCGGTCCAGGAGCGTTGTCGCCAGCCAGATTTCATCGACGAGCGCCTTCGCGTTGGACGACAGCTCGGCGCTGAGGCGGCTGAATAGCGGCTGCTTGAACGAGAAGACGAACGTCGCGATCTCGGTGGGGGTGAAGCCCTGCTGGGCACGCGATTCGGACAGGCTGCGCAGCATGTCGCGGAGCGGTTCCCATTCCGACGACTCGACGTCCTCCGAGCCGCTCCCGACCGCCTGGCCGAACAGCGACAGGAACTCGCGCGACTGCTCGCGCAGTTCCGATTCGCGCATCAGGTCGTCCCGCTGCGCGCCGGAGCTTGACTGCACGGCCAGCCAATCCTTCAGCAGCGACGCTTCGTGCTGCCTGATGATGTCGGCAAGCTTCATTTTTCCAGTACCGGCCACAGCGGTCTCCTTCCAGTGCAGGTGCCATCGCGACGGGCGAACGCACGCGACGAGTCATGGTTGTGCCCGGCATCCTAAGACGATCCGCTGAGGCTGTCGACGTGCGTAATGCTTGTCAGAAATTGGGGCGGCGATCAGGGCTGGAGCCAACGGGCGGCGTCCTTGGCGAAGTAGGTCAGGATCAGGTCTGCCCCGGCACGCTTAATGCTTGTCAGCGATTCGGTCGCGCAGCGGCGCAGGTCGAGCCAGCCATTGGCGGCGGCGGCGTGGAGCATCGCGTACTCGCCGCTGACCTGGTACGCGGCCACCGGCAATGGATGGGCGGCGCGGACGGCGGCGATGACGTCGAGGTAGGGCATTGCCGGCTTCACCATCAGGATGTCGGCCCCTTGCTCGACGTCGATCGCGACCTCGCGCATCGCTTCGCGGAAGTTGGCCGGGTCCATCTGGTAACCGTTGCGATCCCCGAACGCCGGTGGACTCTCGGCGGCGTCGCGGAAGGGGCCGTAGAAGCCACTGGCGTACTTGGCAGCGTAGCTCATGATCGGCACGTGGTCGTACCCCGCGCTGTCCAACGCCGTTCGAATGGCCGCGACCATGTTGTCGAGCATGCCCGACGGCGCGATGATGTCCGCCCCCGCCCGCACGTGCGTCGCCGATGCCCGCGCCAACAACTCCAGCGAGGCATCGTTCAGCAGGTAACCGTTGGGCAGCTTCGCATTGAAGTGCGGCTGGTCGGGCAGGTTGATGAGCCCGCAATGGCCGTGGTCGGTGTACTCGCAGAAGCACATGTCGGAGACGACGATCAGGTCCGGCGCCGCGTCTTTGATCGCCCGAATGGCGCGCGGCACGATGCCGTCGTCGTTGAAGTTATCGCTTCCGACCGCGTCCTTACGTTCCGGAATGCCGAACAGCACGACGGCGGGAACGCCCAGCGACGCCACCTCGCGCGCCTCGGCCGCCAGCCGATCGACGCTGATCTGAAACTGACCCGGCATCGAGCCGATCGGCGCCTTCACGTCGCGCCCGTGGCGCACGAACAATGGGTAGATGAAGTCGGCCGGTGACAGCGCGGTCTCGCGCACCATGCGGCGCAGCCCACCACTAAGGCGCAGGCGGCGGGGACGGTTGGGATCGACAGCGGGACGATTGGGGATCATGCAGACCTTTGCGTTTGCTTAATGATAGCGTCCAGTGCGCCGGTCGCGCAGCGGAACGCGCTAGTGATCGCTATGTTATCGTGCGGGCACGCTGGACCGTCCAGCCGTGCGGCGTCGGACCAAGGAGTTGAACTAGTCCATGTCGTGGTCTCGCCGCAGCATCCCGAGTCCGATGCGACGGCTGTTGTTCGTCGTTCTGACGCTCACGGTCTTCCTCGGGTTCCTGGGGCAAACTCGGGTGACGGGCAGCCACGAGGAACGCGTAGTCGTGACGGCGTTAAGCATGGTGCGGTCGGGCTGGCCGTGGGCGGCGCGACCGACTGTCACCCCCGTCGTAGAACTACAGGAGACGGCGGACGACAAGGCGCTGGTGCCACGCGCGGACGGCGCCACTCGATCCGTCAACCCTTGGTTGATCCCGGTCTTCCACAACGAGATTCGCCTACAGAAGCCCCCGTTACCCTACTGGGCGACAGCGGTCGCGTTCCGGGTGCTGGGGGAGAACGCGTTTGCGGCGCGCGCGGTGCCGGGATTGCTCGGTGCATTTGCGACTTTGCTGCTGTACTGCATGGCCCGACGCGTCGGTGGTCGGCGCGTGGCGGGGGCGGCGGCACTGATATGGATCTCGTCGTACTTCGTCGTCAGCGAGTATCGCAAAGCCATGGCCGACCCGTACTTGGCCGTGGCCGTATTAGGGGCGGTGTGGGCGGGGGTAAGATCACCTGGCACGGATCAGTTGCGGGAATCTACGACGCGCACCAGCGTGCTGCTGTTCTACGCGTTCCTCGCGATGGGCGCCTTGGCCAAGGGGCCGGTGGTCGTACTGCACGTTGCCGTTGCGTTGGCCGCCTTCGCGATGTGCTTCCGACGCTGGCCAGTTGGCGGGCGCCCGCGGTGGCATGTGATCGGGGTGGTTGGCTTCCTCATGGTGACGCTGCCCTGGCCGGCGTACGTGTGGTCGACCATTCCGGAAGCGATCGAGTTGTGGCGGTACGAGTCGGTCGGGGAGTTCGCCGACAACGCGCGCAACGCCCGGCCGTGGTGGTACTACCTGCCGGCGGTACTACTGCTGACCCTGCCGTGGGTGTTGCCCTGGTTGTTCAGCGTTTGGACCACCGTGCGACGCCCGACCGGTCGGCGGCTGTTCCCCATCGTCTGGCTGGTGCTGACCGTTCTGATTTTCTCTTTCGTCCACATGAAGAAGAACGCCTACCTGCTGCCCGCGATGCCCGCACTGGCGTTGGGCGCCGCATTCGGTGCGACGCGTGCGATCGCATTATCGCGGCAGCTCCCCAAGCCACGCTGGTTGAGGCACATAGCGTCGGTACAAACATTGATGGGCCTCGGCTTGGCGCTGGTGATCGCGTACTTGCTCGTCACGGATCCACAGGCGTCTGGCGCGTCTGGCCGTTTCGCGGTGACGCTGGAACCGGCGCTACTGGCCGGCTTGCTGGGCAGCCTTTTGGCGATCGCGATCGCAGCGCGACCGGTGTTCATCAAGACGCCCGACCGCTTCGCCGACTGGTTCACGGCTCAATCCGTCGCGTTCGCGGTGCTGATCTTACTGCTCCTGGCCTTCGCGCGATCGGAACGGAAGAACCGCGACGCCGACGATGCGTTCCATGTGCGGCCTCAACACGTCGAGGCTGGAATACCGTCAAAAATTGCCAAATTAAGCCTATTCTTCCTTGATTCGGCCAAAGCGTAGGTTCCGCAATCCGGTGTATGTGTGTAATGATAGCGACCGCGTTCCAGGAGGGTCTCAACGGGAGATCGGGATGACGCCATTGATGAGCCGGTTCACGGGCAAGGCATGGACAACGACGCGCAGCATCCCACGGTCACGCTCGACCAGATCCTGATCACCGGGCAATTGACCCGCCGCCCCGCGCCACCTCCCAACTACACCGACGAGGTCGCTGCGCTGCACGCGGTGGGGCGCGCGCTGACGATGGACGCACAGGCCGCGCTCGACGCGCTGGTGGATGCGGCGCTGCGCCTCTGCCGCGCCGGATCGGCCGGCGTCAGTCTGCTCGAGGAGGACGCGCACGGGCAGCGATCGTTCCGCTGGGTCGCGATGGCGGGGGCGTACGCCAGCTACCGCGGTGGGACCACCCCGTACGACATCAGTCCCTGCGGCGCCACGCTGGCGCGCGGGGTGGCGCAGCTGTTCGACCGTCCGTCCCGCCTCTTCACGGACATGCGTCGCGCCGAGCCACCGGAGATCATCGAGAACCTCGTCGTGCCGTTCCGGTCCGGCGACGTCGAGGGCACCATCTGGGTGGCGACCCACGACGACCAGATCCACTTCACCAACGAGGACGCCCGCATCCTGACCAGCCTCGGCGACTTCACCGCCGTGGCGCTGGCGGGCCAGCGCGTGCGGTCTCGCCACCAGGCGAGCGAGGCGCGGCTGGCGCAGATCGTCGAGAGCGTGCGGGATTACGCGATGTTCACGATGGACCGCGACGGCATCGTCACCAGTTGGAACGTGGGGGCCGACAAGGTCTTCGGCTACGGTCAGGACGAGATCATCGGCCGCACCAGCGACGAGATCTGGACGCCCGAGGACCTGGCGCGCGACGAGCCGCACAAGGAGCGCGAGCGGGCCCGCACCGATGGCCGCGCCGCCGACGAGCGCTGGCACATGCGCAACGATGGCACCCGCTTCTTCGCCAGCGGCATCCTGACGCCACTGCTGGGCGACGACGGGCGCCTGGTGGGCTACACGAAGGTCTGCCGCGACATCACCGAGCGCAAGCGTGCCGAGGAGCGCGCCAACCGCATCCTCGAAAGCATCACCGACGCGTTCTACGCCGTCGACCGGCAGTGGCGCTTCACGTACGTGAACGCCGGCGCCGAGCGGTTGCTGCACCGCCGTCGTGAGGAACTGATCGGCCGGGTGATCTGGGACGAGTTCCCCAGCGCGCTCGGCACCGAGTTTGAACGCCAGTACAACCGCACGATGAACGAGCGCGTGACCACGCAGTTCGTCGAGTTCTACCCGGCGCCGCTCGAGGGGTGGTACGACATTCGCGCCTACCCGTCGCCCGAGGGCATCTCGGTCTACTTCCAGGACATCAACGAGCGCAAGCGCGACGAGGACGCGCTGCGCGCCAGCGAGGAACGCTTTGCCTTGGCCGTGGATGCGGCCGAACTGGGGACCTTCCACTGGACGCTGCCCGTCGGGCGCATCGAGTGGAACCGGCGCCTGCGGGAATTCTTCTGGATGTCGCCGGACGAGACGATCGTGCGCGAGCGGTTGTTCGATCGCATCCACCCCGACGACCGCCAGCGCGTGCAGCGGTCGGTCGAACGGGCGATCTCGGGGCAGGAGCGGTACGACATCGAGTACCGCGTGGTCGGGCCGAACGGTCAGATCCGATGGTTGCACTCGACGGGTCAGGTCAGTGCCGATGAGGCGGGCAAGCCGCCCACGCGGCTCGACGGTGTCGTGATGGACATCACCGAACGTCGCCGGTTGATCACCGGGCTGCAGAGCGAGCGGGCGAAGCTCGCCAACATCATCGAGCAGGCGCCGGCGTTCATCTGCACGCTGCGCGGGCCCGAGCACGTCTTCGAACTGGCCAACGAGCGATACTACGAGATCGTGGGGCACCGCGATGTCATCGGCAAACCCGTGCGCGATGCGCTGCCGGAGGTGGCAGGACAGGGCTTCTTCGAACTGATGGACCGCGTCTACCAGACCGGCGAAACGTTCGCTGGCAGCGAGTTGCCACTCCAGTTGCAGCGCACCGAGGGCGATGCGCTCGAGGATCGGTACATCAACGTCGTCTACCAGGCGACGCGCGACAACGATGGCCGCATCTCGGGCATCTTCGTGCACGGCGTGGACGTGACGGACTTCGTGCTGGCCCGCGATGCGCTGCGCCAGAGCGAGGCGCGCTTCCGCCAGCTGGCCGATGCCATGCCCCAGATCGTCTGGGCGGCCAGGCCCGATGGCACCGTCGATTACTACAACAAGCGCTGGCACGAGTACACCGGGATGCCCGAGGGCCTAACCGGCGATGAGAGCTGGACGCCGCTGGCGCCGCCGGAGGACCTCAAGCTCGTGTTCGTCCGTTGGACCGAGGCGCTGCGCACCGGGCAGCCGTACGAGGTCGAGTGCCGCTTCCGGCGCAGCGCCGACGGCGCGTATCGCTGGCACCTGGCCCGCGCGCTACCGGTGCGCGACGCGCATGGCGACATCGTGCGCTGGTTCGGCACGAACACCGACATTCACGACTTCAAGCTGCTGCAGGAGCAGAACGAGCAGTTGCTGGAATCCGAACGGTCCGCCCGCACCGAGGCCGAGCGCGCCAGCCGGATGAAGGACGAGTTCCTCGCGACGCTGTCGCACGAGCTGCGCACCCCGTTGAACGCGATCCTGGGCTGGTCGCAGATCCTGCGCATGAGCAACCGCGACGAGGGCGAACTGGAGGAGGGCCTGCAGACGATCGAGCGCAACGCGCGGGCGCAGACGCAGATCATCGAGGACCTGCTGGACATGAGCCGCATCATCAGCGGCAAGGTGCGGCTCGACGTGCAGCCGGTCGACCTGACCGCGGTGGTATCGGCGGCGATCGACACGGTCCGGCCGGCGGCGGCGGCGAAGCGCGTGCAGGTCCAGTCGGTGCTCGACCCGCTCACGCACCCGGTCAGCGCCGACCCGAACCGCCTGCAGCAGGTCTTCTGGAACCTGCTGAGCAACGCCGTCAAGTTCACGCCCAGCGGCGGGCGCGTGCAGGTGAGCGTCCATCGCGTCAACTCGCACATCGAGGTGAGCGTGACCGACACCGGCGAGGGCATCAACCCCCAGTTCCTGCCGCACGTGTTCGACCGCTTCCGCCAGGCCGACGCCAGCACGACGCGCCGCCACGGTGGGCTGGGGCTGGGCCTGTCGATCGTGAAGCAACTGACCGAACTGCACGGCGGCAGCGTGCGGGTGACCAGCCGTGGCGCCGGCACGGGCGCGACGTTCATCGTCGCGCTACCGCTAAACGTGCTGCGACCCGGCGACGACCCCGACGCGCCACTGCGCCGCCCCGACGCCGAGATCGCCGTCGCCGCCGATGCGTGCGCGCAGCTGAAGGGCGTGCGCGTGCTGGTGGTCGACGACGAGCCCGACGCTCGCAGCATGGTCCAGCGACTGCTGAGCGACTGCGACGCCATCGTGACGGCCGCCGACTCGGTCGCGCACGCCATGCAGCGGCTGAGCGAGGGGAAGTTCGACGTGCTGGTCAGCGACATCGGAATGCCCGGCGAGGACGGCTACGCGCTGATCCGGCGCATCCGCGCGCTGCCGGCCGATCGCAACGGCAAGGTCTGCGCGGTCGCGCTCACCGCCTACGCGCGCGCCGAGGACCGGGTGCGTTCGATTTTGTCCGGCTACGACATGCACGTCTCCAAGCCAGTCGAGCCCGCCGAGCTGATCGCCACGGTCGCCAGCCTGGCCAGCCGTGTGCGGTAACTCGCGGCCGCCAGCCACCATCGCTGTCAGCCGTTCCAGCCAACCGCGGCGCTAGAGCGTGTTATGCACTTTGGGGGCCCGTAACGCAGGCGTGACGACGCTGGGTGCCACGGTTTGGTACTCCAAGCCGTGTCTGCGTGTACCGGCACGGCTTGGCGTACCAAACCGTGGCACCCAAGCCAGTTTCTGAGCTGGAAAGTGCATAACACGCTCTAGAGCAACGGACCCATTTCTGTAGCGACTTGTCCTCTGGGTGCCACGGTTTGGTACTCCAAGCCGTGTCGGCTGCGTCGCCCCAAGTACGGC
It includes:
- the hemB gene encoding porphobilinogen synthase encodes the protein MIPNRPAVDPNRPRRLRLSGGLRRMVRETALSPADFIYPLFVRHGRDVKAPIGSMPGQFQISVDRLAAEAREVASLGVPAVVLFGIPERKDAVGSDNFNDDGIVPRAIRAIKDAAPDLIVVSDMCFCEYTDHGHCGLINLPDQPHFNAKLPNGYLLNDASLELLARASATHVRAGADIIAPSGMLDNMVAAIRTALDSAGYDHVPIMSYAAKYASGFYGPFRDAAESPPAFGDRNGYQMDPANFREAMREVAIDVEQGADILMVKPAMPYLDVIAAVRAAHPLPVAAYQVSGEYAMLHAAAANGWLDLRRCATESLTSIKRAGADLILTYFAKDAARWLQP
- a CDS encoding glycosyltransferase family 39 protein — translated: MSWSRRSIPSPMRRLLFVVLTLTVFLGFLGQTRVTGSHEERVVVTALSMVRSGWPWAARPTVTPVVELQETADDKALVPRADGATRSVNPWLIPVFHNEIRLQKPPLPYWATAVAFRVLGENAFAARAVPGLLGAFATLLLYCMARRVGGRRVAGAAALIWISSYFVVSEYRKAMADPYLAVAVLGAVWAGVRSPGTDQLRESTTRTSVLLFYAFLAMGALAKGPVVVLHVAVALAAFAMCFRRWPVGGRPRWHVIGVVGFLMVTLPWPAYVWSTIPEAIELWRYESVGEFADNARNARPWWYYLPAVLLLTLPWVLPWLFSVWTTVRRPTGRRLFPIVWLVLTVLIFSFVHMKKNAYLLPAMPALALGAAFGATRAIALSRQLPKPRWLRHIASVQTLMGLGLALVIAYLLVTDPQASGASGRFAVTLEPALLAGLLGSLLAIAIAARPVFIKTPDRFADWFTAQSVAFAVLILLLLAFARSERKNRDADDAFHVRPQHVEAGIPSKIAKLSLFFLDSAKA
- a CDS encoding PAS domain S-box protein, which translates into the protein MDNDAQHPTVTLDQILITGQLTRRPAPPPNYTDEVAALHAVGRALTMDAQAALDALVDAALRLCRAGSAGVSLLEEDAHGQRSFRWVAMAGAYASYRGGTTPYDISPCGATLARGVAQLFDRPSRLFTDMRRAEPPEIIENLVVPFRSGDVEGTIWVATHDDQIHFTNEDARILTSLGDFTAVALAGQRVRSRHQASEARLAQIVESVRDYAMFTMDRDGIVTSWNVGADKVFGYGQDEIIGRTSDEIWTPEDLARDEPHKERERARTDGRAADERWHMRNDGTRFFASGILTPLLGDDGRLVGYTKVCRDITERKRAEERANRILESITDAFYAVDRQWRFTYVNAGAERLLHRRREELIGRVIWDEFPSALGTEFERQYNRTMNERVTTQFVEFYPAPLEGWYDIRAYPSPEGISVYFQDINERKRDEDALRASEERFALAVDAAELGTFHWTLPVGRIEWNRRLREFFWMSPDETIVRERLFDRIHPDDRQRVQRSVERAISGQERYDIEYRVVGPNGQIRWLHSTGQVSADEAGKPPTRLDGVVMDITERRRLITGLQSERAKLANIIEQAPAFICTLRGPEHVFELANERYYEIVGHRDVIGKPVRDALPEVAGQGFFELMDRVYQTGETFAGSELPLQLQRTEGDALEDRYINVVYQATRDNDGRISGIFVHGVDVTDFVLARDALRQSEARFRQLADAMPQIVWAARPDGTVDYYNKRWHEYTGMPEGLTGDESWTPLAPPEDLKLVFVRWTEALRTGQPYEVECRFRRSADGAYRWHLARALPVRDAHGDIVRWFGTNTDIHDFKLLQEQNEQLLESERSARTEAERASRMKDEFLATLSHELRTPLNAILGWSQILRMSNRDEGELEEGLQTIERNARAQTQIIEDLLDMSRIISGKVRLDVQPVDLTAVVSAAIDTVRPAAAAKRVQVQSVLDPLTHPVSADPNRLQQVFWNLLSNAVKFTPSGGRVQVSVHRVNSHIEVSVTDTGEGINPQFLPHVFDRFRQADASTTRRHGGLGLGLSIVKQLTELHGGSVRVTSRGAGTGATFIVALPLNVLRPGDDPDAPLRRPDAEIAVAADACAQLKGVRVLVVDDEPDARSMVQRLLSDCDAIVTAADSVAHAMQRLSEGKFDVLVSDIGMPGEDGYALIRRIRALPADRNGKVCAVALTAYARAEDRVRSILSGYDMHVSKPVEPAELIATVASLASRVR